AGTATGTATAAAAGGCTGCCGAAAATACAGGTTAATTCAAAGTTACGCCGGTAATAATTCCAGTTGTCATAAAGCAGCTCTTTTGAAGAGATACCCGGGAAATAATCAGTAGCCGTACTGTCAAGCCCTGTTCGAAATACATAGGTTTCTTTATATTTATTAAACTTTGTATAATAATCATAACCCAGGTAGCCAATCACCCCAAAGCCTACATAAATGATAGGTAATTTCCAGTATTTTTTGTTATAGATTTGGCCAAGCCCCGGTAAAGCCGCCGACATCCATGCTGCTTTTCGCGGGGAGTGCAGTTTGGGTTTTATGGTGTCTTTAGCAGCCGCTACTTTTTGCTTTATGGTTTCTCTGTCAACTTCCTTAATGACGATATTCTTTTCTATGAGGGTATCGGCTTTGGTAGTATCTACGATGACTCCCTGTGAGTAAGCTTCACACGTTAGTACAGTAAGAATAAAGGGTAGTAAATATTTTAAAAAGCGAAACAACATAGTATCGTTTATTTCAACTTCTCAATGATGTTGTTTAGTTCATCATCGGAGTTGAATGAAATAACGATTTTTCCTTTACCTTTATTATTGTATTTTACATCCACAGGGGAATGAAGTTTTTCGGAAAGTATTTTTTTTGCATCATGGATTTTCTGGGGAATTTCATTTGCAGTTTCGTGCTTTTGGTGTTTTTTCTCTGAAGAATCCTTAACCATTTTTTCAACACTTCTTACAGACAGCTCTTTTTCAATGATCATCCTGAATATCTGCATTTGGAGTTTGTAGTCATCCATGGCAGCAATAGCTCTTGCATGTCCCATAGTTAATTTTTCTTCTTTCAGTGCTTTTTGAATTACTTCAGGAAGCTTGAGCAGCCGAAGGTAATTTGTTACGGTACTGCGTTTGGAGTTCACTTTCTGGCTGAGTTGTTCCTGAGTAAGGTTGCATTCTTCTACCAGACGCTGGTAAGAGAAAGCGATTTCCATAGGGTTTAAGTCTTTGCGATGTATGTTTTCTATCAACGCCCATTCGAGCATTTGTTCGTCATCGGCAATTCTGATGTAGGCCGGAATTTCTTCCATACCTGCTATTTGTGCTGCTTTAAATCGCCTTTCGCCGGTAATGAGTTGGTATTTGTCAAAACCCAGCTTGCGAAGTGTAACAGGTTGAATCATGCCGTGAATTTTGAGTGATTCGGCAAGCTCTTGCAGCTCGGTTTGATCAAACACGTCACGGGGTTGAAAAGGGTTAGCTTCTATCTGTGATAATTTAATACTGGTTACAGCGCCGGCAACATATTTTCCCATCACATCACTCTTACTTGTGATATCCGTTTCAGGATTTTCAAGCAGGGAACTTAGCCCTCTGCCTATAACGCTGTTTCTTTTTTTAGTTGACATCAGGATTGATTATTTTATCGCTTTGTTTGTATCTTGTTAAATCGTTTTTTTG
This is a stretch of genomic DNA from Bacteroidales bacterium. It encodes these proteins:
- a CDS encoding DUF5683 domain-containing protein, giving the protein MLFRFLKYLLPFILTVLTCEAYSQGVIVDTTKADTLIEKNIVIKEVDRETIKQKVAAAKDTIKPKLHSPRKAAWMSAALPGLGQIYNKKYWKLPIIYVGFGVIGYLGYDYYTKFNKYKETYVFRTGLDSTATDYFPGISSKELLYDNWNYYRRNFELTCIFGSLLYILNIVDAAVDGHLYKFDISNDLSMRIEPTMNSTAYNHIKNLSGGVKLTLKF
- a CDS encoding ParB/RepB/Spo0J family partition protein translates to MSTKKRNSVIGRGLSSLLENPETDITSKSDVMGKYVAGAVTSIKLSQIEANPFQPRDVFDQTELQELAESLKIHGMIQPVTLRKLGFDKYQLITGERRFKAAQIAGMEEIPAYIRIADDEQMLEWALIENIHRKDLNPMEIAFSYQRLVEECNLTQEQLSQKVNSKRSTVTNYLRLLKLPEVIQKALKEEKLTMGHARAIAAMDDYKLQMQIFRMIIEKELSVRSVEKMVKDSSEKKHQKHETANEIPQKIHDAKKILSEKLHSPVDVKYNNKGKGKIVISFNSDDELNNIIEKLK